A window of Methylocaldum szegediense genomic DNA:
CCTACGCGACCCGATTCTGGCGGAAGCATGGGCTTGCGCCTGAACCTGTCGACGTCTTGGCTGTGATCGAACGTCGGGCGAAGCGTTACTATGGGATGTGTCCCAATATTACAGGCACCGTGCGACTGGCGGACAGCCGTGAGGCTGAGGCACTCCAGCCAGAAACACCGGAAGCTCGATTCAACTGGGTGATCACCTCCCCCCCGTACTACGGTATGCGGACCTACATCCCCGACCAGTGGCTCCGCAACTGGTTCGTGGGTGGTCCGGACGCTGTCGATTACAGCAACCGCAATCAGGTCGTTCATTCCAGTCCCGAGGACTTCGCGGCCGATTTGCGTCAGGTATGGCGCAACGCGAGCAACGTATGCGCCGAAGAAGCCAGAATGGTTATTCGCTTTGGCGGTATAACGGATAGGCGCGCCAATCCCCTAGACCTCATCAAGAGCTCCCTAGGTGACAGTGGCTGGCGTATCACTACTATCAGGGGGGCGGGGTCAGCCACCGAAGGCAAGCGTCAGGCGGATGCCTTTCTGCGTACAAAATCCAAGCCGATGATCGAGTACGATGTTTGGGCGACCAGATAGTAGCCTGGTGTGTCGGTTAGATCGTTAGGCACTGCCGCCCGACCTGGGGGCGGGTTCAATTCCGAATTTGGAATCGAACTGGCGCCAGATTTGAGGCGCTTGGCGAGTTTCTGCTCTGGTAGGAACGGTTAGGAATAGTGGTAACAAGGACTGCGATGTCACTCTTTTCCGCCGGCGTTTGCCTGAATTTCTACTACCATTTGATGCTGGCTGCTCCGCCACGAGCTACAAAGGGGCAACCGAAATTTTGCGGAATTGAAAAGCATGGTACGAGTCGCAGATCTGCACCGGGATCTTCCCCGGTGCTAGCCGGCAGAGAGCGAAGTCCATTTGGACCGACGGCTTTATCATCTCTAAGTGTCCGCTTTATGCCGCGTACGGCTGCACTTCCCGCTCGATGGTATCGAGAAGGGTGGCGGCGGCGATTTTCAAATCATAGTCCTGCTGGAGATTCAGCCAGAATTCCGGCGTGGTGCCGAAGTAGCGTGCAAGGCGAAGGGCTGTGTCCGGCGTGATTGCCCGGCGCTCGCGGACAATATCGTTGATGCGCGGCGCGGGCACTCTCAAGGCCTGCGCCAGCGCATGGGCGGTCATGCCATAAGGAATCAGAAATTCCTCCCGCAAAATCTCTCCGGGATGAATAGGACGCATACCATTCATCTCAATACCTCCACGGCCATTGCCGTTCAAATCCGAACCTGCCTCTTAAGGACAGGCAAGCACACATTGGAAATTTTCATCAACCTTAGTGGTAATCCACGATTTCCACGTCCGAGGCGTTTTTTCCGTCGAACCGGGAGCAGATACGCCATTGGTCATTGATCCGAACGCTCCACTGCCCCGTGCGATCGCCCTGTAGCGCCTCCAGCCGGTTACCCGGCGGGCTCCGGAGATCCTGAAGGGCCGCCGCCTTATCCAGCATTTGCAGTTTACGCTCGGCCTGAGACCGAATCGCCAGAAACCGGCGCGGGCAGTCGCCCTTAAATAGCGCCTCGGTATCCTTGCAGCGGAACGATTCAATCATAAATAGACAAAATATGTCGCGCCGCGTTTAACGTCAACCGTTAAATTCTTTGTGTACGTCCGACATGGGTATGAGTTGATTGGGTGAGAGTTCTTTGTAGGAAGAATACCGGTTCCGGACTGTGCTGACGGCCTCCGGGCGCCGCCCAGGGTGTTCACTCATTGCCCGCTTTCGGTCCGCCGACTGACTCTGCCTCGCCTGAGTCCGGGTTTATCGTGCTGCCTCCGGCTGCAGCGTCTTGGCAGAAATCGAGGGAAGAATGTCATTGCGAAAAAACACCTGGGACAACAAGATGAAGCCGTGAACCGAGGTGACGGCAGCAACTGCCGCAACCCCTGGCGAGGATTACTGCGAGTGCGGACCGATAGGAGGAATTCACGATGACCCAGTCTTTTGTTCGCCATACGCAAGCTAGTGAAGCAAGGGTAAGACCGATCGGGATCCTCGCCTTTGATGGGGTGGAGATCATTGATCTTACCGGGCCGCTGGAGGTGTTTGCGTTAGCCGACCTTGGTTTCCAACGCGCCGGCATTATCGACAAACCGCTCTACCCGATCCGCCTGTTCGCGAAGAAGCCAGGCCTGGTCAAGGCGTCTTGCGGGCTTCAGATCCATGTCGATAGTGCGTATGGGGAGCTCATAGATGACATTGACACTCTGCTGATTCCGGGGTCGCCCGATGTGGGCGCAGTGTTGGCTGATCCCGCGCTGCAGGAATGGGTGCTTGCGATGTCGACACGCGTTCGCCGCGTCGTCTCGGTCTGCACTGGCGCCTTTCTGCTGGCGAAAATCGGACTCTTGGACGGACGGCGCGCGACCACGCATTGGGCCTATTGCGAGCGCCTCGCCGCCGACTATCCATCGGTGATGGTCGAACCCGACCGGATTTTTTTGAGGGACGGTCCGGTTTCAACCTCGGGAGGCATTACCTCGTGCGTCGATCTGGCGTTGTCCTTGTTGGAGGAGGATTGGGGCCGGGAGATGGCTTTGCAGGTGGCGCGCTACATGGTTGTGTTCCTGAAGCGGCCGGGCGGTCAATCACAGTTCAGCGGCTATCTGGTGAGCGAAGCGACGGACCATCCGAACTTGCGCTCATTGATGTCGTGGATCATGGATCATCCCGCGGAAGACCTCACCGTCGAGAAGCTCGCGGAACGTGTGGCCATGAGTCCCCGCAATTTTGCGCGAGTCTTCCAGGAGGAAACCGGAATGACCCCCGCCAAGTTTGTCGAAAAGGCCCGTATCGACGCCGCTCGCCACTTTTTGGGTGAGAGTGATCACCGCATTGAAGCCGTCGCCGTTATATCGGGTTTCGGTGATGCCGAGCGCATGCGGCGCGCCTTCATCCGCCATCTGGGCATCAGCCCTCAAAGTTATCGGGAGCGATTCACCCGGCAGGGGCCAAAACCGGCACCGTCAGGGACAACGACCAAGCAAGCGAATGCGGCCATCGTCGCCTCATTGAACGATTTCTGATTGCGCGTCGCGGCTGCGGCGACTAGCGCACAGAGAACACGAGCACAAATTCCGTTCGCCGTTTGAGGGGACGTCACTTGCGTGAAGTCCTGTTTGAAAGCGATTTGGAATAAGGACCCAACAGAGGTGTCATCATGAAAGTTCTATTGCTCTCAAGCGCTTACAATAGCCTGACTCAGCAGGTCCACGTCGAACTCAAGGCCTTAGGGTATCGTGTGGGCGTCGCGGCCGCGACGACGGGCGAGGCTATGCGCCAGGCCGTTCACCAGTTCCAGCCAGACCTGGTACTGTGTCCCATGCTTGCTCAGATCATTCCCCGCGACATTTGGGAACGATACACGTGCATTATTCTCCATCCCGGAATCGTTGGCGACCGAGGCGGCAATTCGCTCGATTGGGCGATTCTGAACGAGGAAACGCATTGGGGCGTCACTGCAGTTCAGGCCGCGGACGAGGTGGATTCAGGTGCGATTTGGGCGACCTACGAATTCAAGATGCGGGCGGCGAGCAAGAGCAGCCTATACCGCGACGAGGTGGCGCGCGCGGCTGTCAAGGCCATGCTGGTCGCGGTAAGACGCTTCGAAAGCCGCATGTTTGTACCGGCACCGCTCGACTATTCGAGGCTGGACGTCCGCGGCCGTTTTCGTCCGTTCGTTAAACCTAAGGAGCGGCAGATCGACTGGCAATGCGATTCCGTTGCGACGATTCTGAGGAAGATCCGTTCCGCCGATGGCGCCCCTGGCGTGCTGGACGAGATCGACGGGCTTCCGGTTTATCTGTATGGCGCGCATGAAGAAGGAAGCCTGGTCGGAAAGCCGGGGCAAATCATCGCCCAGAGGCATGGCGCTATCTGTCGGGCTGCGGTGGACGGAGCGGTGTGGATTTCGCATCTGAAGCGGAAGGGCGAACATCCAAACGATTATTTCAAGCTGCCCGCGACGATGGTCCTGGGAGACCGGCTGGCGGACGTGCCGGAAGCACCCCTCGCTATCCACGCCGAGAACTGCGGTGCGACTTTCCGCGATATCTGGTACGAAGAACGCAACGACGTCGGCTACGTCAATTTCAGATTCTATAACGGTGCTATGGGGACAGACCATTGCCGACGTCTGGAACAAGCCACGATGTATGCGCGACAGCGCCCGACCAAAGTGATCGTGCTGTTCGGTGGGCAGGATTTTTGGTCAAACGGCATTCACCTCAACCTGATCGAGGCCGCGGCGGATCCCGCGGAGGAGTCCTGGCGGAACATCAACGCGATGAATGATTTCGTGCTCAGCCTTCTGACCGCGACCGACCATCTCACCATCGCCGCGATGTACGGTAGCGCCGGCGCCGGCGGCGTGATGATGGCGCTGGATGCGGATCGTGTACTGGCGCGCGAAGGCATCGTGCTCAATCCGCATTACAAGGGGATGGGCGGCTTGTACGGTTCGGAGTACTGGACCTACTCTCTACCCAAGCGGGTGGGGGTCGTCCGTGCGAAGCAATTGACCGAACAGTGCCTGCCGATCAGCGTTCGGGAAGCCAAGGCCATCGGGTTGATCGATGACATTATCATTCAGGACGATCTAGGGAACGGGAGTTTCGGCCGTTTTAAGAGCCAAATCGTCCGCATCGCGGAAAACTTCGCGCGTAGTGAACACCTTGCTGCACTCCTCGAGCGGAAGCGGGCGGAGCGCGAGGCTGATGAGAAAATCAAACCGCTGGAGCAATATCGGTTCGAAGAGCTCGCGGAAATGAATCAGAACTTCTGGGGCGAGGATCGCAGCTATCACCTGGCGCGTTCGGCATTCGTTCGGAAGCAACCGCGGCCGGGACATCTGAAATGTTTCGTAGCGCTCGAAAACGAAGTGGAAAACGAACCGTCCGACGAGATCAAGTCGATCTCCGCGAGCCGTTACGCGTTGCCCACCGGCGGCTGGGCCGAACACCAGCCGGCTGCCTGATTGATGCGGTGAACAGCCGGCGTGGGGCGGGTTATTCCATGCCGGATTCGAATGAACATGAATCGTAGGGTGGGTTAGCGCAGCGTAACCCACCGATTCGAGGTCGCTCGGT
This region includes:
- a CDS encoding DNA methyltransferase, with the protein product MSSAQTALNGICPYFTMFPLDFPLNILKRRARAGDVVLDPFCGRGTTNFAARLVGLRSLGVDSSPVAAAITASKLVTTTVGAVLDEARRILTEREARHIPTGEFWQLAFHPTVLDALCRFREAFLEDCTTDARIALRGIVLGALHGPKQKTFPSYFSNQCPRTYAPKPAYATRFWRKHGLAPEPVDVLAVIERRAKRYYGMCPNITGTVRLADSREAEALQPETPEARFNWVITSPPYYGMRTYIPDQWLRNWFVGGPDAVDYSNRNQVVHSSPEDFAADLRQVWRNASNVCAEEARMVIRFGGITDRRANPLDLIKSSLGDSGWRITTIRGAGSATEGKRQADAFLRTKSKPMIEYDVWATR
- a CDS encoding HigA family addiction module antitoxin: MNGMRPIHPGEILREEFLIPYGMTAHALAQALRVPAPRINDIVRERRAITPDTALRLARYFGTTPEFWLNLQQDYDLKIAAATLLDTIEREVQPYAA
- a CDS encoding type II toxin-antitoxin system RelE/ParE family toxin, yielding MIESFRCKDTEALFKGDCPRRFLAIRSQAERKLQMLDKAAALQDLRSPPGNRLEALQGDRTGQWSVRINDQWRICSRFDGKNASDVEIVDYH
- a CDS encoding GlxA family transcriptional regulator — translated: MTQSFVRHTQASEARVRPIGILAFDGVEIIDLTGPLEVFALADLGFQRAGIIDKPLYPIRLFAKKPGLVKASCGLQIHVDSAYGELIDDIDTLLIPGSPDVGAVLADPALQEWVLAMSTRVRRVVSVCTGAFLLAKIGLLDGRRATTHWAYCERLAADYPSVMVEPDRIFLRDGPVSTSGGITSCVDLALSLLEEDWGREMALQVARYMVVFLKRPGGQSQFSGYLVSEATDHPNLRSLMSWIMDHPAEDLTVEKLAERVAMSPRNFARVFQEETGMTPAKFVEKARIDAARHFLGESDHRIEAVAVISGFGDAERMRRAFIRHLGISPQSYRERFTRQGPKPAPSGTTTKQANAAIVASLNDF
- a CDS encoding hydrogenase maturation protein, with protein sequence MKVLLLSSAYNSLTQQVHVELKALGYRVGVAAATTGEAMRQAVHQFQPDLVLCPMLAQIIPRDIWERYTCIILHPGIVGDRGGNSLDWAILNEETHWGVTAVQAADEVDSGAIWATYEFKMRAASKSSLYRDEVARAAVKAMLVAVRRFESRMFVPAPLDYSRLDVRGRFRPFVKPKERQIDWQCDSVATILRKIRSADGAPGVLDEIDGLPVYLYGAHEEGSLVGKPGQIIAQRHGAICRAAVDGAVWISHLKRKGEHPNDYFKLPATMVLGDRLADVPEAPLAIHAENCGATFRDIWYEERNDVGYVNFRFYNGAMGTDHCRRLEQATMYARQRPTKVIVLFGGQDFWSNGIHLNLIEAAADPAEESWRNINAMNDFVLSLLTATDHLTIAAMYGSAGAGGVMMALDADRVLAREGIVLNPHYKGMGGLYGSEYWTYSLPKRVGVVRAKQLTEQCLPISVREAKAIGLIDDIIIQDDLGNGSFGRFKSQIVRIAENFARSEHLAALLERKRAEREADEKIKPLEQYRFEELAEMNQNFWGEDRSYHLARSAFVRKQPRPGHLKCFVALENEVENEPSDEIKSISASRYALPTGGWAEHQPAA